The window TCGCGTGCGCGCGGATCGGCATCGCTGAACATGCTGACGCCATTGGTCGCCTCGCGCATCTGCTTGGACGGGTCCCAATCGGGCGGCACCAGGTCGTCCCAGGAGATGGTGCGCATCTGATCGCCGGGCGCGGCGCGCAGTGCAACGGTCAACCCGCCGCCCGTGGCGGCGACGGCGGCAGCGCTCAAGGCACGCAGGAAGGGGCGTCGTTCCATCGTCGGTCTCGCGAAGGCGCCCATTACGCCACATCTGCGCAATGCCCGCCCCGCGGCGCCCCGCTGGGCGCGCGGTCGTCAGCCAGCGGCCAGCCTGCCTTTACGTTCGGGCAACGTGGCGGCGCACGATGAGTCCCGGTGATGGCACGCCGCGGCATGTCCGTCCCTGGACAATGCGTGCGACGCCGAACGGCATGTGCCGTTGCGCACAAGCATCCTGCGCATGGCCGAGTATGGCCGCCAGCCCTGGACGATCTATGGCGTGCTGCCCACGCACCTGAGTGTGTCGACGCTGAGCGTGAGCAGCCTCTATGGCTCGCTGGCGGGCTTCGTCGGCTTCTACACGGTGCTGCTGATCGTCGAGGTCTACCTCATGCAGAAGTTCGCGCGTCAGGGTCCGGGCAGCCTCGGCACCGGCCGCTACCAGTTCGAGCCGGCTCACGCCTGAAGGATCCGCGATGCTTGACTATCCAACCCTCAAGGTGATCTGGTGGCTGCTCGTCGGCGTGCTGCTGGTCGGCTTTGCCATCATGGACGGCCACGACATGGGCGTGGGCACGCTGCTGCCCTTCGTCGGCCGTGGCGATGAGGAACGCCGCGTCGTCATCAATACCGTCGGCCCGCACTGGGACGGAAACCAGGTCTGGTTCATCACCGGTGGCGGCGCCATCTTTGCAGCCTGGCCGCTGGTCTATGCCACCGCGTTCAGCGGCTTCTACTGGGCCATGCTGGCGGTGCTGTGGGCGCTGTTCTTCCGCCCCGTGGGGTTCGACTACCGCAGCAAGATCCACGACGCCAGGTGGCGCAACACGTGGGACTGGGGCCTGTTCATCGGTGGCGCGGTACCGCCGCTGATCTTCGGAGTGGCCTTCGGCAACCTGCTGCAGGGTGTGCCGTTCGGCTTCGACGATTTTCTCGTCAGCACGTACACGGGCAGCTTCTGGCAGCTGCTCAATCCCTTCGCGCTCCTGGCGGGTGTGGTGAGCAGCGCGATGATCACGATGCAGGGCGGCACTTACCTCGCGCACCGCACGGAAGGCGAGATCCAGCGGCGCGCGGCGCGGGGCGCCGTGGGCGCGGCCGTGCTGATGGTGCTGGCCTTCGTGGCCGCAGGGGTCTGGCTGCGCATCGGCGACATCCAGGGCTTCGTCATCACCTCGGCGCTGGACCCGGCCGCCATGCCCGACCCGTTGGCCAAGACGGTGGTGCGCAGCGCTGACGGCTGGTGGCTCAACTATTCCCGGCAGCCCTTGATCTGGGCGCTGCCGGCCATTGGGATCGCTGGCGCATTGCTGGCCGCCGGTCTCGTGGCGCTGCGCCGAACGTTGAGCGCCTTCGCGGCTTCGTCATTGGCCATCGTGGGCGTGGTCGGCACCGCTGGCGCCGCCATGTTCCCGTTCATCATGCCCTCGTCGAGCATGCCCAACGCGAGCCTGACGGTGTGGGACAGCGTGTCCAGCCCCATGACGCTGGGCCTGATGTTGGCTGCCACGCTGGTCTTCATGCCGCTGATCGTGCTCTACACGTCATGGGCCTACCGGGTGATGCGCGGCAAGGTCACCGTGGCCCACATCCGCGCGAATGAACACAACGCGTACTGATGCCACTTTCTCGGCCGTGGCCAGGAGCCGAACCATGAACCCGACACTCCCCCTTGCATGCCCGGGCGCCCGCGCATCGGTTGACGCAACTCCGCACGATCCTGACAAGCGGCAGTGGCTCATTGCCACCGGTGCGGCTGGCGGTGTCGCAGCCCTGGCCACAGCCGTTCCCTTTGTCTCCACCTTCGCGCCCAGTGAGCGGGCCAAAGCCGCGGGCGGTCCGGTGGAGGTGGACTTGTCCGACATGGCCACCGGAGGCAGCAAGACCGTGGAATGGCGTGGCAAGCCCGTCTGGGTCGTGAAGCGTACGCCCGCCATGCTGGCAGCCCTGCAGGGCCACGATGCCCAGCTCGTGGATCCGCAGTCCCAGAAGGACCAGCAAGCCGCCTATGCGCGCAACGAAGCGCGTGCGGTCGGCGCCGCGAATCCCAGTCTCCCTGATGGCTGGTCCGGTGGCTTCTTCTGTCCTTGCCACGGCTCAACCTTCGGTGGAGCAGGGCGTGTCTTCAAGAACAAGCCGGCGCCAGCGAACCTCGAAATTCCGCCTTATCGCTACGCGAGCGACTCGCGCATCCTCATCGGCGAAGACGCCGCCTGAAAGGGACATGTCATGTGGTACTTCGCCTGGGTCCTCGGTGTCGGCTTCGCGGTGCTGCTGGCCATCATGAACGCGATGTGGGGTGAGAACGAGGCTGCGCGCGCAGCCGCTGGAAGGCACGCCCTGGGTGACACGGATCTGCCGTGAGTCGTTCGCTGTCAGACCACCATGACGCAGCACCCGATGGGGCGTCCATGCATCTGCCCAGCCTGGCGGTCGGGCTGACGATCATGGTCGGCGGTACGGTGTATCCGCTGATGATGGCCAAGGCGTCGGGTCATGCCGACCACGGCCTGGCTACGCTGCTGTTCTGGGCCATGAGTGCCGGATTCATTCGTGGTGTGGGGTTCGTCCCGCACCACAGGACCTGGCGGTGGATCTTTTCTGGCTGGGCTTGCGCTGTAGCGCTGGCAGCGGCCGCTGTGGCTCGATGGGCGGCATGAGTGCCGACCGAAGGCACGCAAACCATGTTCAAACTGTTGCACGAGGGGGCCAGCGGCGCCATGGGCTACCTGCTGGCTGACGACGACACGGCAGAAGCCGTTGTCATCGCATCCGTTGGTCACCTAAAGGTGGCGATCTGTGACACAGACTTCACCTGGGTCCACCAGCCGTAGTGAGCCAGGCGCAGCAGTCGCAACCACATCCGGTAGGCCCCATCTGTGAGTTGACATAATATACAGCCCATTTTCGGCGGAGATAGCGACAGAAGAGAGCAGGGCGGCGCCTGCGTCGGGGCCTCCGTCGAACCCGAAGAAGGCGGACAAGATGACCGCAAAGAGCAGCGCCAGCGGCACCCCGGCGCGCTCAAGCTTCTTCGCGATCCCCTCCCACAGTGACCGCATGGCGGGCTCAGTCGATCGCTCGGCGCGGATCGAGACCACCACCTCGGCCGGGTCCAGTCCGGCCAGCTCGGCTAGTTGCGCGGCGTGCACGTCGTCGGGCGAGTTCTTGCCCGTGTTCCACCGCTGAACGGTCTTCTCCGGAACGTCCAGCTCGCGAGCGAGCCGGTAGTTAGAGGGCAGGCCGCGCGCTGACTTGGCGGCTTCCAGAAGTTCGCGAGTCGAGATCATTTGGGCACCCCTGTCCGTACGTACAAGGCCTGTACCGTACAGGACCGGCCCGACACCAGCAAGGCGCCCACTTGCGTACGGACGTGCATGTCCGGTACATTTGCGCCGTCCGCCGGGTTCGTCCTTAACGAAGCCCGACCCCGGCCCAGCCCCGGCGGACCCCTCAGGGGCGGGGCGGCAATGGAAGGGGTTCCATATGGCGGGCAAAGGCCAGCAATTCATCATCGAGCTGCCCACGCAGCCCGGCATGCCGCAGCGGTGGGTCAAGCGCGTCTGTCGGGAGCAGGGCAGCTACTACATCGCCTATGAGCGCACCAGCGCGCGGCGCATGTCCGGCGGCATCGTCTCGGGTGCGTTCGCGTGGATCGGCGTCCCTGACGCGAAGGTTGTGCCGGCATGAGCGGCTTCGATCTGTCCACCCTGCAGCACGCCGAGCTGGTGGCGCTGCGCGCCCGGCTCGACGCGCTGATGGCAGCGACGGCGCCGCGCCTGCCGATCATCATCGGCGACCGCGTGTGCTTCACGTGGTCGGACTCGACGTTCTACGGCACGGTCGAGGGCTTCGCCGACGATCACCAGCACCGGCCCTCCGCGTGGCTGCGTCTCGCCGGCCATGCCTGGGTCCACCGCGAGCCGCTCGCGAACCTGCGTCGCGTGTGCGGCGAGTGCAGCGGCTGCAAGGCCCTCGCGCACCGGCCGGGGTGCCTGCAGTGAAGCGCCTTGCGCTCGTCCTGGCCATCCTCGCCGCCTACGCCGCGGCGAGCGTCGAGCCACCAGCGGAAACGATCACGGCGGCAGAGCAGGGCGCCCGGCCGTGACCGTCGCAGTGCTGTTCGCCCGCGCTGATTCGGTCTACAAGACCTTGCCCGGCTGCGATGTGTGGGGCATCGATCGCGACGCGCGCCGCTGGCCTGGGGGCGTGCCGGCGGTTGCGCATCCGCCGTGCAGGGCGTGGGGCTCACTCCGGCACTTCGCGAAGCCGCGCCCCGACGAGAAGGATCTAGCGCTGTGGGCTGTTAGCCAGGTGCGCGCGCACGGCGGCGTGCTGGAGCATCCGGCGGCATCGACGCTCTGGCCCGTGGCAGGGCTGCCGGCGATCGGCGAGCGTGACGAGTTCGGCGGCTGGACGCTGCCGATTTTTCAAAGCTGGTGGGGCCACCGCGCGGACAAGGCTACGCGCCTGTACATCGTTGGGTGTGAGCCGCTCGACGTGCCGGCGATCCCGCTGCGCCTGGGCGAAGCTACGCACGTCGTCTCGCCGTCGTCTCGCATCCGCGCCGGCCACCCGCGGTACCGGCCGCAGCTCCGGAAGGCAGAGCGCGAGCACACCCCCCCCCAGCTCGCGGCGTGGCTCGTCGAGCTGGCGTCTAGGTGCCGGCCGTCATGAGGCAGCGATTCAGCCCGGCGCCGATGCGCCCAGGCGAAACCCTGGGCGAGTATCGACAGCTCGACGGCGAAGCCCTCGCGCTGCGCCAGGACGAGCGCGACGCGCAGCAGCGCCTGAGCACGCTGCCGGCGTCGTGGATAGATCGCCTGTACAACCGCTGGCGCCGCTGGCGTCTCGCCGATCGGGCGCCAGCGAATCTCGACTTGCTGCAGCGCGTGCGCAGCATCCGCGCGGCGACGGCGGCCGGGCTCAATCCCGACGCGAACGACACGGAGCTGTGCACGCTGGCCGACCTCACCGCGCGCGACATGGAGCGCCGTCTCGGGCAGCGCGAGCAGATCACGCGGGCCACCATCGCTCCGGCCGTCTCTCCGTGGTCGGTCGATTGGGTCGAGCGCTGCGCCACGCTCGCGGCCTTCGCTGAAGCGCAGCACTGGCTGGAGCGCCGCGGCGTCGTGCATCGCGTGCGCGGTGCCATCGTGCCTTTCCTGCGCCGCGTCTGCTGCGCGCGCTGGTGGCGCCGCGTGCTGCGCAAGGTGCACGCGCGGGCGGTCGAATCGACGGCGCGCGCGATCGGCCTCGTGCACAAGCGGGCAGGGTGCTACGTGAGTCACGACGGGCTCAACCGCCGCACCGGCCAGCGCGTGCGCAACGAACGGGCGCTGGAGTCGGTCGCGGCCATCAATGAGCACGGGCAGGCCTACACCCTCGCCGAGCTGGCGGCCCGTGGCCCAGCGAACCGCGAGATTCGTCGGCATGAGCTGATGACGCGCATTGCGGGGTTTGAGCTGATCGCGAAGGACTGCGACGACGAAGCGTTTTTCGTCACGGTCACGTGTCCATCGCGCATGCATGCCTATCGAACCAAGGGCGATGGGTACGGCGTGGAGCGCAACCCAAAGCACGACGGCACAACGCCGGACGAGGCTCAGCGCCACCTGTCGAAGCAGTGGCAAAAGTGCCGCTCGGCGGCCGATCGCGCTGGGCTACAGTGGTACGGATTCAGGATCGCAGAGCCCAACCACGATGGAACTCCACATTGGCATTTCTTGTTGTTCTTCCCCAAGATGGCGATACCTGGGGGAAGTGGTGCCGCCGTTCGTGGGCGCGACGGTGGATGTGTCGCTGACGGCTCACCCGCCGCGCGATCCGCTCTAGCCTCCAGCGCCCGAGCTGGTCTCGCGCGGCCTGGATGTAGGGTGGCGGTGCGGCTCTTGCGGCGCTATTTTCTGTGGCAAGCTGACCCGGCTGAGAGAGGGGCCCGGAAGCATCGTGTTGAAGTAGTCAAGATCGATTGGACCCAGGGCTCGGCGGCCGGCTACATCGCAAAGTACGTCGCGAAGAACATCGACGGATACAAGGTCGAGAAAGACCTGTACGGGAACGATGCGCTCACCAGCTCGCGCCGCGTTGATGCCTGGGCCTCGACGTGGCGCATTCGACAGTTTCAACAGATCGGCGGTGCGCCGGTCGGCATCTGGCGCGAGCTGCGTCGCCTGCACCCAGACCAAGCCCAGGCCGCGGCCGGCGTCGCCTTCATGCTCGATGCGGTCAACGTCACCAGCGGCGCCGAGAAGATCGACGAAGCGCACGACATTGAGCGGCGCGAGACCGCGGCGCACGGCTGGGCCGCGTACACAGAGCTGCAGGGCGGCCCGCGCGTGCCGCGGCGCTCGCTGCGCGTGCGCCTGCTGCGCGAGCAGACCGGCGAAGTAGGGCGCTACGGCGAACTCATGGCGCCGCGGTCGATCGGCGTCGAGACAACAGAGATTCGCCTAGAGCGCGTGCCGGCCTTCGGCATTGTCAAGGCCTTCGATCGTCGGCGGACCGTGCTCGCGGAAGTGGAGAGCGAGCGGTGCGCCTGGATGATCGTGCCCAAGGGAACCGAGGGCGCAGCCGCATTGCGGTTTGCATTGCCGGGCGGCGAAGCCGCGCGGCCTTGGAGTCCTGTCAATAACTGTACGCGGCCGGACCTATACAAGCGTCATCCGGCGGCGCTGTTCGGGCCTTCGATAGAGCGCACGCGCAAGCGCGGGCGTTGGCATGCATGGGACCGGGGTCGGTCACACCCAAAGGAAGCCGACCATGAGCGAAACCACCCCCCACCGCAGCCCGAAGATCGTCGCGGCTGAACTCGACGCGCTGCACTCCAGCTCGAGCACGAAGTTCGTGCCGGTCAACGTCGTCAAGGCGATCGAGCTGCAGCGCG is drawn from Methylibium petroleiphilum PM1 and contains these coding sequences:
- the cydB gene encoding cytochrome d ubiquinol oxidase subunit II, translated to MLDYPTLKVIWWLLVGVLLVGFAIMDGHDMGVGTLLPFVGRGDEERRVVINTVGPHWDGNQVWFITGGGAIFAAWPLVYATAFSGFYWAMLAVLWALFFRPVGFDYRSKIHDARWRNTWDWGLFIGGAVPPLIFGVAFGNLLQGVPFGFDDFLVSTYTGSFWQLLNPFALLAGVVSSAMITMQGGTYLAHRTEGEIQRRAARGAVGAAVLMVLAFVAAGVWLRIGDIQGFVITSALDPAAMPDPLAKTVVRSADGWWLNYSRQPLIWALPAIGIAGALLAAGLVALRRTLSAFAASSLAIVGVVGTAGAAMFPFIMPSSSMPNASLTVWDSVSSPMTLGLMLAATLVFMPLIVLYTSWAYRVMRGKVTVAHIRANEHNAY
- the petA gene encoding ubiquinol-cytochrome c reductase iron-sulfur subunit, with protein sequence MNPTLPLACPGARASVDATPHDPDKRQWLIATGAAGGVAALATAVPFVSTFAPSERAKAAGGPVEVDLSDMATGGSKTVEWRGKPVWVVKRTPAMLAALQGHDAQLVDPQSQKDQQAAYARNEARAVGAANPSLPDGWSGGFFCPCHGSTFGGAGRVFKNKPAPANLEIPPYRYASDSRILIGEDAA
- the cydX gene encoding cytochrome bd-I oxidase subunit CydX, producing MWYFAWVLGVGFAVLLAIMNAMWGENEAARAAAGRHALGDTDLP
- a CDS encoding cyd operon YbgE family protein; translated protein: MHLPSLAVGLTIMVGGTVYPLMMAKASGHADHGLATLLFWAMSAGFIRGVGFVPHHRTWRWIFSGWACAVALAAAAVARWAA
- a CDS encoding DUF3693 domain-containing protein, which translates into the protein MISTRELLEAAKSARGLPSNYRLARELDVPEKTVQRWNTGKNSPDDVHAAQLAELAGLDPAEVVVSIRAERSTEPAMRSLWEGIAKKLERAGVPLALLFAVILSAFFGFDGGPDAGAALLSSVAISAENGLYIMSTHRWGLPDVVATAAPGSLRLVDPGEVCVTDRHL
- a CDS encoding replication endonuclease, with the protein product MRQRFSPAPMRPGETLGEYRQLDGEALALRQDERDAQQRLSTLPASWIDRLYNRWRRWRLADRAPANLDLLQRVRSIRAATAAGLNPDANDTELCTLADLTARDMERRLGQREQITRATIAPAVSPWSVDWVERCATLAAFAEAQHWLERRGVVHRVRGAIVPFLRRVCCARWWRRVLRKVHARAVESTARAIGLVHKRAGCYVSHDGLNRRTGQRVRNERALESVAAINEHGQAYTLAELAARGPANREIRRHELMTRIAGFELIAKDCDDEAFFVTVTCPSRMHAYRTKGDGYGVERNPKHDGTTPDEAQRHLSKQWQKCRSAADRAGLQWYGFRIAEPNHDGTPHWHFLLFFPKMAIPGGSGAAVRGRDGGCVADGSPAARSALASSARAGLARPGCRVAVRLLRRYFLWQADPAERGARKHRVEVVKIDWTQGSAAGYIAKYVAKNIDGYKVEKDLYGNDALTSSRRVDAWASTWRIRQFQQIGGAPVGIWRELRRLHPDQAQAAAGVAFMLDAVNVTSGAEKIDEAHDIERRETAAHGWAAYTELQGGPRVPRRSLRVRLLREQTGEVGRYGELMAPRSIGVETTEIRLERVPAFGIVKAFDRRRTVLAEVESERCAWMIVPKGTEGAAALRFALPGGEAARPWSPVNNCTRPDLYKRHPAALFGPSIERTRKRGRWHAWDRGRSHPKEADHERNHPPPQPEDRRG